One Fibrobacter sp. UBA4297 DNA window includes the following coding sequences:
- a CDS encoding SIMPL domain-containing protein (The SIMPL domain is named for its presence in mouse protein SIMPL (signalling molecule that associates with mouse pelle-like kinase). Bacterial member BP26, from Brucella, was shown to assemble into a channel-like structure, while YggE from E. coli has been associated with resistance to oxidative stress.), which produces MQNKVSYIVIIVLAFVCLILSMKLGRDDLANKGNAAIATAPEVASEQAKIKDGWNVISLSNYEREMFLADEYKITFKIIQRHKEKSRTFSLLNESREKLLSMFKELNVEKSSYDMHSMSISTDVDYLKGKRILLGYVAQQVIEIKLPNKSRTDEVERKLATLDFVDELKTVGGLKNADSLEVETIKRACKKVLKEADVYARSVGATAGRILAAEGNSNVKEYAGYSDSVGIRAELNVSVQLKGRDEPKQSYVQVSQDESKKFLADLFTISAGAVLDGNNRDEIYNQVGRVKDSIVSLAKNLDVAESEIEVHTARIGIKSRWDMENNAHKKSRFRARQFVTVNFTSKQDAAAFLAEVGGADNIVVSEISSVLKNRDSLKVLVTEIAGRKAMARATAIAEGFGGKLGDVVFVGDNSSEDYNIVNEISYESNARGRTVLGNRRGLSSSFGGGLAGLLGGGAGDMIADSVEVSSRVNVVVELK; this is translated from the coding sequence ATGCAAAACAAGGTTTCGTACATTGTCATCATTGTGCTTGCGTTTGTATGCCTGATTCTTTCGATGAAACTCGGGCGTGACGACCTGGCGAACAAGGGGAATGCGGCGATTGCGACGGCTCCTGAGGTTGCGAGCGAACAGGCTAAAATCAAGGACGGCTGGAATGTCATTTCTCTTTCGAACTATGAACGTGAAATGTTCCTTGCCGATGAATACAAGATTACGTTCAAGATTATCCAAAGGCATAAGGAAAAGAGCCGGACGTTTAGTTTGCTGAACGAAAGCCGTGAAAAGTTGCTTTCGATGTTCAAGGAATTGAATGTCGAAAAATCAAGTTACGACATGCATTCGATGAGCATTTCTACCGATGTTGACTATCTCAAAGGAAAAAGAATTTTGCTAGGCTACGTGGCCCAGCAGGTTATCGAAATCAAGTTGCCGAACAAGTCCCGTACCGACGAAGTCGAACGCAAATTGGCGACTCTCGATTTTGTAGATGAACTTAAAACTGTTGGCGGATTGAAAAATGCAGATTCGCTAGAGGTCGAAACGATAAAGCGTGCTTGCAAGAAGGTTCTGAAAGAGGCCGATGTATATGCCCGGAGCGTCGGGGCTACGGCGGGGAGAATTCTAGCTGCCGAAGGCAATTCCAACGTTAAAGAGTATGCGGGCTATTCGGATTCTGTTGGCATCCGCGCAGAATTGAATGTTTCTGTGCAGCTAAAGGGACGTGATGAACCCAAGCAATCTTATGTCCAGGTGAGTCAGGATGAATCTAAGAAATTCTTGGCGGACTTGTTTACTATTTCTGCGGGGGCAGTGCTTGATGGCAATAACAGGGATGAAATCTACAACCAAGTGGGGCGTGTGAAGGATTCTATCGTTTCGCTTGCTAAAAATTTGGACGTTGCCGAATCCGAAATAGAAGTCCATACCGCAAGGATTGGAATCAAGTCAAGATGGGATATGGAAAACAATGCGCACAAGAAGAGCCGTTTTAGGGCCCGCCAGTTTGTTACGGTCAATTTTACGTCCAAGCAGGATGCGGCTGCTTTTTTGGCAGAGGTTGGTGGTGCGGACAATATTGTTGTTAGTGAAATCTCGTCCGTGTTGAAAAATCGCGATTCTCTTAAGGTCCTTGTGACTGAAATTGCTGGGCGTAAAGCCATGGCTCGTGCGACGGCGATTGCCGAGGGCTTTGGTGGAAAACTGGGCGATGTTGTTTTTGTGGGGGACAACTCTTCTGAGGATTACAATATTGTCAACGAGATTTCTTATGAATCCAATGCCAGGGGTAGGACCGTTCTTGGGAACAGACGAGGGCTTTCAAGTAGTTTTGGTGGAGGCTTGGCTGGTCTTTTGGGAGGTGGCGCCGGTGATATGATTGCGGATTCTGTCGAGGTCAGTTCTCGCGTCAACGTGGTCGTTGAACTGAAGTAA
- a CDS encoding AAA family ATPase, with the protein MLKSIAAKNVGPIPELSVKFGERLNIMTGDNGLGKTFLLDMIWYAMTSFWPAEVNPRMVSGLMGRPLNPKKDAIIDSTLTGYGSGSKKHQSKFDRNEQLWVNQNFNPLKTGLVVYALADGSLCVWDPARSYWSASLERSGKYAKYQSAFVFTPNDIWNGLKQDGNNVCNGLIVDLLKWQDKKGFEYDCMELLLQELSPFDFTMRLDEPTRISIDDVRDIPTIRMPYGVVPVLHASSAIRRILSLAYCLTWAYSEHKKACDIRGIRSTSQMTFLMDEVDAHLHPNWQRKIMKALLDSIGEILGLRTKGKVQIIASTHSPLVMASLEDVFDESKDKWLDFDYENDGIISLTEREFEKQGTSESWLKSKAFDLKDSRSIESSEKIRQIYDLLKEERSDKNRIRLLFNELVEKLSPLDRELFLIRYMCQKKGVL; encoded by the coding sequence ATGCTTAAATCCATAGCTGCAAAAAATGTAGGTCCTATTCCGGAGTTATCTGTTAAGTTTGGAGAGCGTCTGAATATTATGACGGGTGATAATGGCTTGGGAAAGACGTTCTTACTAGATATGATTTGGTATGCCATGACTAGCTTTTGGCCAGCAGAGGTTAATCCTAGAATGGTATCTGGATTAATGGGGCGTCCGTTAAATCCTAAAAAAGATGCGATTATTGATTCTACTCTAACGGGCTATGGTTCGGGTAGTAAAAAGCATCAGTCCAAGTTTGATAGGAATGAGCAGTTGTGGGTTAATCAAAATTTTAATCCTTTAAAAACAGGGCTCGTTGTTTATGCCTTGGCTGATGGTAGCCTTTGTGTATGGGATCCTGCTAGAAGTTATTGGTCGGCAAGTTTAGAACGTTCCGGTAAATATGCGAAATATCAGTCTGCGTTTGTTTTTACTCCTAATGACATTTGGAATGGCTTGAAACAAGATGGAAATAATGTTTGTAATGGTTTGATTGTTGATTTGCTTAAATGGCAAGATAAAAAAGGCTTTGAATATGATTGCATGGAACTTCTTTTGCAAGAGCTTTCTCCGTTTGATTTTACAATGAGGCTTGACGAACCAACACGAATTTCTATAGATGACGTTCGTGATATTCCGACTATAAGAATGCCTTATGGGGTAGTTCCTGTTTTGCATGCGTCTTCAGCTATTCGGAGAATTTTGTCGTTAGCATATTGCCTTACTTGGGCTTATAGTGAACATAAAAAAGCTTGTGATATTCGTGGTATTCGTTCTACATCGCAAATGACATTTTTGATGGATGAAGTTGATGCTCATTTGCACCCGAATTGGCAAAGAAAAATAATGAAGGCGTTGTTGGATTCTATTGGTGAAATACTGGGACTTCGTACAAAGGGAAAAGTTCAAATTATTGCTTCAACGCATTCTCCGTTGGTGATGGCTTCGCTTGAAGATGTTTTTGATGAAAGTAAAGATAAATGGCTGGATTTTGATTATGAAAATGATGGAATAATATCTTTGACAGAAAGAGAATTTGAAAAACAGGGAACATCAGAATCGTGGCTTAAAAGCAAGGCGTTTGATTTAAAAGACTCTCGATCTATAGAATCAAGTGAAAAAATACGACAAATATATGATTTATTAAAAGAAGAACGCTCTGATAAAAATCGAATAAGGTTATTGTTTAATGAGCTTGTTGAAAAACTATCTCCTTTAGATCGTGAATTGTTCTTGATTCGATATATGTGCCAAAAGAAAGGTGTGTTGTAA
- a CDS encoding type I restriction-modification system subunit M yields the protein MTTKQNELGSLLWKIADSLRGSMMADDFRDYMLSFLFLKYLSDNYIAAAQKELGKDFPDGDSSVALRQWCKRNADDLPMFENQMRRKIHYVIKPDFLWGHIASLAKTQDGDLLTTLENGFKYIENESFDSSFKGLFSDINLNSDKLGKNYADRNKLLAKIISTIEENLSGFSNESDSLGDAYEFLIGKFAAGSGQKAGEFYTPQEISSILSKIVTLDCHNPKTGKRKYLDKVLDFTCGSGSLLLNVCHEMPKGSIGKVYGQEKNVTTYNLARMNMLLHGLKDSEFEIFHGDTLTNDWGLLNEPNPAKKIEFDAIVANPPFSLRWEPNEETAKDFRFSRYGVAPKSAADFAFLLHGFHFLKEDGTMAIILPHGVLFRTGKEEEIRKKLLKGDYIDAIIGLPANLFYSTGIPVCIIVLKKCRKNENILFINASSEEHYKAGRRQNELRDEDVQKIVETYQYRKEELRYSREVSMREIEENDYNLNISRYVSLSKEEILVDLDDVASQMKKTDEKIASARKKCNEYLRELDLPLI from the coding sequence ATGACGACTAAACAAAATGAATTAGGTTCGCTTCTTTGGAAAATTGCCGATAGCCTTCGCGGTTCGATGATGGCTGATGATTTCCGCGATTATATGCTGTCATTCTTATTCCTAAAGTATCTGTCAGATAATTATATTGCTGCAGCCCAAAAGGAATTGGGGAAGGATTTCCCTGATGGCGATTCTTCTGTGGCATTACGTCAATGGTGTAAGCGAAATGCAGATGATTTGCCAATGTTTGAAAATCAGATGCGTCGCAAAATTCACTATGTGATCAAACCCGATTTTTTATGGGGACATATCGCATCACTAGCCAAAACGCAAGATGGTGATTTGCTGACAACTCTAGAAAATGGTTTTAAGTATATAGAGAATGAATCGTTTGATAGTTCGTTCAAAGGGCTTTTTTCTGATATAAATCTTAATTCAGACAAGCTTGGCAAAAATTACGCTGATAGAAATAAACTCTTGGCAAAAATTATAAGTACCATTGAAGAAAATTTGTCTGGTTTTTCTAACGAAAGTGATTCTCTTGGTGATGCTTATGAGTTTTTGATAGGCAAGTTTGCTGCGGGTTCGGGTCAAAAGGCTGGTGAATTTTATACTCCGCAGGAAATCTCATCTATTTTATCTAAAATTGTCACACTAGACTGTCATAATCCCAAAACAGGTAAAAGAAAATATTTGGACAAGGTCCTTGATTTTACTTGTGGCTCAGGTTCATTGTTGTTGAATGTATGCCACGAAATGCCCAAGGGTAGTATTGGTAAGGTTTATGGTCAAGAAAAAAACGTGACAACCTATAACTTGGCTCGCATGAACATGCTTTTGCATGGCCTTAAGGATTCTGAATTTGAAATTTTTCATGGGGATACACTGACGAATGATTGGGGCTTGTTGAACGAACCGAACCCTGCAAAAAAAATTGAATTTGATGCGATTGTTGCGAATCCTCCGTTTAGTTTACGTTGGGAGCCTAACGAAGAAACGGCCAAAGATTTTCGTTTTAGCCGTTATGGTGTTGCGCCAAAGTCTGCTGCTGATTTTGCTTTTTTGCTTCATGGTTTTCATTTCTTGAAAGAAGATGGAACGATGGCGATAATCCTTCCTCATGGGGTTCTTTTCCGAACAGGAAAGGAAGAAGAAATTAGAAAGAAACTTTTGAAGGGCGACTATATTGATGCGATTATTGGTTTACCTGCCAATCTGTTTTATTCTACAGGTATTCCTGTTTGCATTATTGTCCTTAAAAAGTGTCGCAAAAATGAAAATATTCTTTTTATAAACGCCAGCTCCGAAGAACATTATAAAGCCGGTCGCCGTCAGAATGAGCTTCGTGATGAAGATGTTCAAAAAATTGTAGAAACGTATCAGTATCGAAAAGAAGAACTTCGTTATTCTCGCGAGGTGTCGATGCGAGAAATTGAAGAAAACGACTATAACTTGAACATATCTCGTTATGTAAGTTTGTCTAAGGAAGAAATTCTTGTTGACTTGGATGATGTTGCCTCTCAAATGAAAAAAACAGATGAAAAAATTGCTTCGGCAAGAAAAAAATGTAACGAATATTTGCGAGAACTTGATTTGCCTTTAATTTAA
- a CDS encoding AAA family ATPase, giving the protein MDTFKSLDTLTTRFVDDLRSSDCLFLFAYNGIGKTRLSMTFKDYVKRKNHDNPGVLYFNAFTEDLFTWDNDLRDNQRRFLKVNADSRFISGLEGLALESRIHEIIEKYAKFDFRIDYSEWKISFSRTVKNTKYHSENPHNTEPEFVTQEFIKISRGEEMIFIFAVFMAVCQLVIEGHNSYNWVKYIYVDDPISSLDENNAIAVASDLAQLVKRDEGLNGTKKKKYIISSHHSLFFNVIYNELKQKAHKSYFLYRTKDDVYKLRTTTDHPFFHHISELCELQHCIKKFREQELPNRTLPRSDVLKTYHFNMMRAILEKTSVFFGLDNFSKCLDGVADRDLYARLLNIMSHGGYSVYEPKGMVRDNAELFVQLFEDFQRKYHFELPEDLV; this is encoded by the coding sequence ATGGATACGTTTAAATCATTGGATACTTTGACTACAAGATTTGTTGATGACTTAAGAAGTTCGGATTGTTTGTTTCTTTTTGCGTATAATGGCATCGGAAAAACACGGTTATCAATGACTTTTAAAGATTATGTAAAAAGAAAAAATCATGATAACCCCGGTGTTCTGTATTTTAATGCTTTTACCGAAGATCTATTTACTTGGGATAATGATTTAAGAGACAATCAACGGCGTTTTTTGAAAGTAAACGCTGATTCACGTTTTATTAGTGGACTAGAAGGGCTTGCTTTGGAAAGCCGAATTCACGAGATAATAGAGAAATATGCTAAGTTTGATTTTAGAATAGATTACAGTGAATGGAAAATTTCATTTAGTAGAACTGTGAAAAATACGAAATATCATTCAGAAAATCCGCATAATACGGAACCGGAATTCGTTACGCAAGAATTTATAAAAATTTCTCGTGGTGAAGAGATGATTTTTATATTTGCTGTTTTTATGGCTGTTTGCCAATTGGTTATAGAAGGGCATAATAGTTATAATTGGGTAAAGTACATATATGTTGATGATCCCATATCATCTTTAGATGAAAATAATGCAATAGCCGTTGCTTCTGATTTGGCTCAGTTAGTGAAAAGAGATGAGGGACTAAATGGTACAAAAAAGAAAAAGTATATCATTTCATCTCATCATAGTCTTTTTTTTAATGTTATTTATAATGAGTTGAAACAAAAGGCTCATAAATCATATTTTTTATATAGAACAAAAGATGATGTGTATAAATTGCGAACTACGACTGATCACCCTTTTTTCCATCATATTAGTGAATTGTGTGAATTACAGCATTGTATAAAAAAATTTAGAGAACAAGAGTTGCCTAATAGAACTCTTCCAAGATCAGATGTTTTGAAAACATATCATTTTAATATGATGCGTGCCATTCTTGAAAAAACATCTGTATTTTTTGGATTAGATAATTTTTCGAAATGCTTAGATGGTGTTGCTGATAGAGATTTATATGCTCGACTACTTAATATTATGAGCCATGGAGGGTATTCGGTTTATGAACCCAAAGGTATGGTTCGTGATAATGCGGAATTGTTTGTTCAATTATTTGAAGATTTTCAAAGAAAGTATCACTTTGAATTACCTGAAGATTTAGTATAG
- a CDS encoding restriction endonuclease subunit S → MMKKCLLPKIRFPEFVKDGEWFCSSLEEVISMVNPPKKIQTGDYQSKGKFPIVDQSQKFVSGYSDDASALINEVGESLIVFGDHTCILKKVAFPFIQGADGIKIFKSKNENFLDSLYLYQYLLYNSIESKEYKRHFSELKEKKITFPKSLLEQKKIANLLSSVDAKVYATQEKLEELREQKIGMLQKLFPRNGKNIPDYRFSDFKNDREWQNGCLGDFASFFKGKGISKSEISDDGNIPCIRYGELYTRYHEMVKDVKSHTVLSPENLFFSQKNDVIIPATGETAEDISTASYLPLDGIAIGGDINVVRSNCDGLFLAYYLSHIKKNDIAKIAHGFAIVHLHAEKLSKLKVQIPSLPEQKKIAQAILSVDELISLYMEKKDQLIQYKKGLVQRLFA, encoded by the coding sequence ATGATGAAGAAATGTTTACTTCCGAAAATTCGTTTCCCGGAGTTTGTGAAAGACGGGGAGTGGTTTTGTTCTTCTTTAGAAGAGGTTATCAGTATGGTAAATCCTCCGAAAAAAATTCAAACAGGTGATTATCAAAGTAAGGGTAAGTTTCCTATTGTTGATCAGTCTCAAAAGTTTGTATCCGGTTATTCTGATGATGCTTCTGCTTTAATAAATGAGGTTGGTGAGAGTCTCATTGTTTTTGGTGACCATACTTGTATTTTGAAAAAAGTTGCGTTTCCGTTTATTCAGGGAGCTGATGGAATAAAAATATTTAAATCAAAAAACGAGAATTTTTTGGATTCACTATATTTATATCAGTATTTATTGTATAATTCAATCGAATCAAAGGAGTATAAGCGACATTTTTCTGAATTAAAAGAAAAAAAAATTACGTTTCCAAAAAGTTTGCTTGAACAAAAGAAAATTGCAAATTTACTTTCTTCTGTTGATGCTAAGGTTTACGCTACTCAAGAAAAATTAGAAGAACTCCGAGAACAGAAAATAGGAATGCTCCAAAAGCTTTTTCCTCGAAATGGAAAAAACATTCCTGATTACAGATTTTCTGATTTTAAAAATGACCGGGAATGGCAAAATGGCTGTTTAGGTGATTTTGCAAGCTTTTTTAAGGGAAAGGGAATTTCAAAATCCGAAATCTCGGATGATGGAAATATTCCTTGCATAAGGTATGGTGAACTGTACACTCGTTATCATGAAATGGTGAAAGATGTAAAGTCTCATACAGTTCTTTCTCCTGAAAATCTTTTCTTTAGCCAAAAAAATGATGTGATTATTCCTGCAACAGGTGAAACTGCAGAAGATATTTCTACAGCTTCTTACTTACCACTAGATGGAATTGCTATAGGTGGAGACATCAATGTTGTTAGGTCTAATTGTGACGGCTTGTTCTTGGCGTATTATTTGAGTCATATTAAGAAAAATGATATTGCAAAAATTGCACATGGCTTTGCTATTGTACATTTGCATGCCGAAAAATTATCGAAACTGAAAGTTCAAATTCCATCGTTACCAGAACAAAAAAAGATTGCCCAAGCGATTTTGTCAGTTGATGAACTGATTTCGTTATATATGGAAAAGAAAGACCAGCTAATTCAATACAAGAAAGGACTTGTGCAGCGTTTGTTTGCATAA
- a CDS encoding type I restriction endonuclease subunit R, with the protein MAISEKQIEEGFIKKLVDMKYVYRDDIHDRKSMEDNFRDKFESLNKVHLTGSEFNRLLQEITTSDVYASAKRLRERNTFMREDGTPLQYMLVNIKDWCKNEYEVVNQLRINTRNSCQRYDVIILVNGLPLVQVELKKNDIVPHRAMQQIVDYKNDAGNGYENSLLCFMQMFIVSNQNSTYYFANNNPEFFNFNADESYLPVYQWTSRSQKKITDLNEFAEAFLPKCKLGEMINRYMVLVASERKILIMRPYQIYAVEAIVKCIDENRGNGFIWHTTGSGKTLTSFKAATLLKDNPDVDKCLFVVDRKDLDKQTREEFNKFQDGCVEENTNTDALVRRLLSEDYSNKIIVTTIQKLGIALDPKNKRNYQKQLYPIKNKRIIFIFDECHRSQFGENHKAIKEFFVNSQLFGFTGTPIFEANAVYTQVSGEEARYTTTEDIFEKQLHSYTITNAIDDKNVLRFHVDYYKLENVQKRNETSRKQAVVEAILDKHQQVTNSRMFNAIFATNSIDDALQYYALFESLQKEREKIDGSYIPLNVACVFSPPANGSKDIKQIQEDLPQERIDNEENPEIKKSALKKIIKEYNKQYDTNHKIEEFDAYYQDVQQRIKNQKYSNKDYPHKNKIDIVIVVDMLLTGFDSKYLNTLYVDKNLKYHGLVQAFSRTNRILNATKPYGNILDFRGQTESVDAAIALFSGEKQSDARKIWLVEPFENIVQKYKKSVEFLRDFMNERELPFKASEIQNLRGGAQKSDFVNRFKDVQRYKIQLDQYSNIDDAQKEIVESLLSENELQAFRGAYLEIARQLKAEREQKPELVPPEITDLDFEFVLFASALIDYDYIMTLIGQYVKKSAKIKLTKEQLVSLIRSSANLMDDRDDIIAYIDSLDGVNGMTEQEVRDGYEHFRNEKKASELKRISEKYSLNLDDVQKFVDDVVNRKIFDGDKLSELLESLDLGWKARVNMETELAIDLAPLLRKMVPGQDISGLSAYEKRN; encoded by the coding sequence ATGGCTATTTCAGAAAAACAGATAGAAGAAGGTTTTATAAAAAAACTTGTCGATATGAAGTATGTCTATCGTGATGATATTCATGATAGAAAATCGATGGAAGACAATTTTCGTGACAAGTTTGAAAGTCTAAATAAAGTTCATTTGACTGGTTCTGAGTTCAATCGCCTTTTGCAAGAGATTACAACTTCTGATGTGTATGCTTCTGCTAAAAGATTGCGTGAACGTAATACTTTTATGCGCGAAGATGGAACGCCTCTACAGTATATGCTAGTCAATATAAAGGATTGGTGTAAAAATGAATATGAAGTTGTAAATCAGTTACGAATAAACACAAGGAATAGTTGCCAACGTTATGATGTGATTATTCTTGTAAATGGTTTGCCTTTAGTTCAAGTGGAACTGAAAAAGAACGATATTGTTCCGCATAGGGCTATGCAGCAAATTGTTGACTATAAAAATGATGCCGGAAACGGCTATGAAAATTCGCTTCTTTGCTTCATGCAAATGTTTATTGTTAGTAATCAGAATAGTACATACTATTTTGCGAATAACAATCCCGAGTTTTTTAATTTTAATGCTGATGAATCGTATCTTCCTGTTTATCAGTGGACTAGTAGGTCCCAAAAAAAGATAACAGACTTGAATGAGTTTGCAGAAGCTTTTTTGCCCAAATGCAAGCTTGGTGAAATGATAAACCGTTATATGGTTTTAGTTGCCAGTGAGCGTAAAATTCTGATAATGCGCCCCTATCAGATATATGCGGTAGAAGCTATTGTTAAGTGTATTGATGAAAACCGTGGAAATGGTTTTATTTGGCATACTACAGGAAGTGGTAAAACTCTTACGTCGTTCAAAGCGGCAACTTTGTTAAAGGACAATCCTGACGTCGATAAATGTCTTTTTGTTGTAGATCGTAAGGATTTGGATAAGCAGACTCGTGAAGAGTTCAATAAGTTTCAAGATGGATGTGTCGAAGAAAATACAAATACAGATGCTCTAGTGCGTCGGTTGTTGTCAGAAGATTATTCAAATAAGATAATTGTTACGACGATTCAAAAATTAGGCATTGCTTTAGATCCCAAAAACAAACGTAATTACCAAAAACAGCTGTATCCAATAAAAAATAAGAGAATTATCTTTATTTTTGATGAATGCCATCGTTCCCAATTTGGTGAAAATCATAAAGCCATAAAGGAATTTTTTGTAAATTCACAACTTTTCGGATTTACGGGAACACCTATATTTGAAGCTAATGCTGTATATACTCAGGTTTCAGGTGAAGAAGCCCGCTATACAACTACAGAAGATATTTTTGAAAAACAATTGCATTCTTACACGATAACAAATGCAATTGATGATAAAAATGTACTTCGCTTCCATGTAGATTATTATAAACTTGAAAATGTTCAGAAACGTAATGAAACTTCAAGAAAACAGGCCGTTGTAGAAGCGATTTTGGATAAGCACCAGCAGGTGACAAATAGTCGCATGTTCAATGCTATATTTGCCACAAATTCAATTGATGATGCTTTGCAGTATTATGCTCTATTTGAAAGTTTGCAGAAAGAACGCGAAAAAATTGATGGCTCTTATATTCCGTTGAATGTAGCATGTGTTTTTTCACCTCCTGCTAATGGTAGTAAGGATATAAAGCAAATACAGGAAGATTTGCCCCAAGAAAGAATTGATAACGAAGAAAATCCAGAAATAAAGAAATCTGCCTTGAAAAAAATAATCAAGGAGTACAATAAACAGTATGATACAAACCACAAAATTGAAGAGTTTGATGCGTATTATCAAGATGTTCAGCAAAGAATAAAAAATCAAAAATACAGCAACAAGGACTATCCGCATAAAAATAAAATTGATATTGTTATTGTTGTCGATATGCTTTTGACTGGCTTTGACTCGAAGTATTTGAATACTTTGTACGTTGATAAAAATTTAAAGTATCATGGACTTGTTCAGGCTTTTTCAAGAACAAATCGTATTTTGAATGCTACAAAGCCTTATGGAAATATTCTTGACTTTAGAGGACAAACGGAATCAGTTGATGCTGCCATTGCGCTTTTTTCTGGAGAAAAACAAAGTGATGCTAGAAAAATTTGGCTAGTAGAACCCTTTGAAAATATTGTCCAAAAGTATAAGAAATCTGTTGAATTTTTGCGTGATTTTATGAATGAAAGGGAGTTGCCATTTAAGGCTTCTGAAATTCAAAATTTACGTGGTGGTGCACAAAAGTCGGATTTTGTAAATCGATTCAAGGATGTTCAGCGTTATAAAATACAACTTGATCAATATTCAAATATAGATGATGCTCAGAAAGAAATTGTAGAATCATTGTTGTCTGAAAATGAATTGCAAGCGTTTCGTGGGGCTTATTTAGAAATTGCTAGGCAGTTGAAGGCTGAGCGGGAGCAGAAACCGGAGCTTGTTCCACCAGAAATTACTGATCTGGATTTTGAATTTGTTTTATTTGCATCGGCTTTGATTGATTATGATTATATAATGACCTTAATTGGGCAATATGTAAAGAAATCAGCAAAAATCAAACTTACGAAAGAACAGCTTGTAAGTTTGATTCGGTCTAGTGCAAATTTAATGGATGATAGGGATGATATTATTGCCTACATTGATAGTCTTGATGGTGTGAACGGAATGACCGAACAGGAAGTTAGGGATGGATACGAACATTTTAGAAACGAAAAGAAGGCGAGTGAATTGAAGCGAATCTCGGAAAAATATAGCCTAAATTTAGATGATGTTCAAAAATTTGTTGATGATGTTGTAAACAGAAAAATTTTTGATGGAGATAAACTAAGTGAATTACTGGAATCTCTTGATTTAGGCTGGAAAGCTAGAGTGAATATGGAAACGGAACTAGCTATAGATTTGGCTCCATTGTTAAGAAAAATGGTTCCGGGGCAAGATATATCAGGTCTTTCTGCATATGAAAAGAGGAATTGA